A single genomic interval of candidate division WOR-3 bacterium harbors:
- a CDS encoding helix-turn-helix domain-containing protein, translating into MDRFVWTKQMGARLRSLRQRANLSLRQMAEFMGKGKGGCNVLSRLENARVKNPSIGLIADYLRVCRAGFKEIEDLLTGYTALPVPQKRVEKTAQRTAPEKKPKFVRTEEQKARRRLEVYLMKLLRHDVEERLCSVLKELGEVVARTSVCGALCQIGRRWFEILWRTRNRPISRERQLKKESSRALPIALKKEWVERVRQEMALLVEEKLRTMAELSSEQTLETVTTPIRAEDRFLQERMAARIQIQESQKRRLAMFADKIVAELRRENLTENKIAMVKLSLLPELMRICDETRFDPAERQRRIELLLLTWRKFPQIARIKEMFLAYYEQVNDVKG; encoded by the coding sequence ATGGACAGGTTTGTCTGGACAAAACAGATGGGTGCACGGCTGCGCTCATTAAGGCAACGGGCAAATTTGAGCCTCAGGCAGATGGCAGAATTTATGGGAAAGGGTAAAGGGGGATGTAATGTGTTGAGCCGGCTGGAAAATGCGAGGGTCAAAAATCCATCGATTGGGTTAATTGCCGACTATTTGAGGGTGTGCCGGGCAGGGTTTAAGGAGATTGAGGATTTATTAACGGGTTATACGGCGCTACCAGTGCCGCAGAAAAGGGTCGAGAAAACTGCGCAGAGAACCGCACCGGAGAAGAAACCTAAATTCGTTCGGACCGAAGAGCAGAAGGCGCGACGCCGGCTGGAGGTTTATCTGATGAAACTTCTGCGGCACGATGTTGAGGAGCGGCTTTGTTCAGTTTTGAAGGAGCTGGGTGAGGTGGTGGCACGCACCAGTGTTTGTGGTGCCCTGTGTCAAATCGGGCGCCGCTGGTTTGAGATTCTGTGGCGCACCCGCAACCGGCCCATAAGCCGGGAGCGGCAGTTGAAAAAGGAGTCAAGCCGGGCGTTGCCAATAGCGTTGAAAAAAGAGTGGGTTGAACGGGTGCGGCAGGAGATGGCGTTACTGGTTGAGGAGAAGTTAAGGACGATGGCGGAACTGTCGTCCGAGCAGACATTAGAAACCGTTACCACACCAATCAGGGCTGAAGACCGATTTTTACAGGAGCGGATGGCAGCGCGCATTCAAATTCAGGAGTCCCAAAAGCGCCGGCTGGCGATGTTTGCCGATAAAATCGTTGCGGAGTTGAGAAGAGAAAACCTAACGGAAAATAAAATAGCGATGGTTAAACTTTCCCTTCTGCCAGAACTGATGCGTATCTGTGATGAGACCCGTTTTGACCCGGCTGAGCGACAACGGCGCATTGAACTATTGCTCTTAACCTGGAGGAAATTTCCGCAAATAGCAAGAATAAAGGAGATGTTTCTTGCTTATTATGAACAGGTTAATGATGTAAAGGGATAA
- the pgsB gene encoding poly-gamma-glutamate synthase PgsB, with translation MIFILILVLVFIGFGLAEYYLHLRNLKAIPVRVQVNGTRGKSSVTRLIAAGLRAGGMRVVAKVTGTKPRFIVGDSEEYPVRRLGKANIIEELRIVRRARAYQAQALVIECMALVPEYQRIEGQMLIQPTHGVITNVRADHLDVMGPTVWDVARALSNTIPRRGKFFTAERGAPLKVLQKRIRPGVEMTVTDPATVSDEEMRGFSYIEHKENVALALAVCSSLGVRREDALRGMQRSLPDSGVMRIYKIVDGGKTLEVVNTLAANDPDSIGMLWRLVKDHSERRIVLVNCRRDRTDRSRQLAELVKDWEKDYIVVTGGLTKVFINRARQLGVPAEKVVDLGEELEPALVYEKVLSLVNERALIFATGNTVGYGERLINFFAQKGGRVDN, from the coding sequence ATGATTTTTATACTCATTCTTGTCCTGGTGTTTATCGGGTTTGGACTTGCCGAGTACTATCTCCATCTGAGAAACCTGAAAGCGATTCCGGTGCGGGTGCAGGTTAATGGCACCCGGGGCAAATCTTCGGTGACGAGATTGATTGCCGCGGGGTTGCGCGCCGGCGGAATGCGGGTGGTTGCCAAGGTTACCGGCACAAAACCCCGTTTTATTGTTGGTGACAGCGAGGAGTATCCGGTGCGGCGGCTGGGCAAGGCAAACATTATTGAGGAGTTGCGGATTGTGCGGCGGGCAAGAGCGTATCAGGCGCAGGCGCTGGTGATTGAGTGTATGGCGCTGGTGCCGGAGTATCAGCGCATCGAGGGGCAGATGCTGATTCAGCCGACGCATGGGGTGATTACCAATGTCCGCGCCGACCATCTGGATGTGATGGGTCCTACGGTTTGGGATGTTGCCCGGGCTTTGAGCAATACGATTCCGCGACGCGGTAAGTTTTTTACTGCTGAGCGCGGGGCACCCCTTAAGGTGTTGCAGAAACGAATTCGACCAGGGGTGGAGATGACTGTTACCGACCCGGCGACGGTTAGCGATGAGGAGATGCGGGGTTTCAGTTACATCGAGCACAAGGAGAATGTTGCGCTGGCGCTGGCGGTGTGTTCCAGTCTTGGTGTTCGGCGCGAGGATGCGCTGCGCGGGATGCAGCGCAGTTTACCCGACTCCGGGGTGATGCGGATTTATAAAATCGTTGATGGGGGTAAGACACTGGAAGTTGTCAATACCCTTGCCGCCAATGACCCGGACTCAATCGGGATGCTCTGGCGGCTGGTCAAGGACCACAGTGAGCGCCGGATTGTGCTGGTGAACTGTCGCCGGGACCGGACCGACCGCTCGCGCCAACTGGCGGAACTGGTTAAGGACTGGGAAAAGGATTACATTGTGGTCACCGGCGGTTTGACGAAAGTTTTTATCAACCGGGCGCGGCAGTTAGGCGTGCCCGCTGAAAAGGTTGTGGACCTGGGTGAGGAGTTAGAACCGGCGCTGGTCTATGAAAAGGTTTTGAGTCTGGTCAATGAGCGGGCGCTAATTTTCGCCACCGGGAATACGGTCGGTTATGGCGAAAGGCTGATTAACTTTTTTGCCCAGAAAGGAGGCAGGGTTGATAATTGA
- the pgsC gene encoding poly-gamma-glutamate biosynthesis protein PgsC: protein MIIETIGLGMLLSFFLTETVGLAAGGIVVPGYIALSLNEPVRLLSTVAVAFVTYFLLKFLSRFMLLFGRRTLLLGVLIGYLLGYATKIAPPLSLNTGRVDLSVIGYVIPGLIAYWMSRQGIVETISTMVIAAVLTRFLITAISGGVF, encoded by the coding sequence TTGATAATTGAAACCATCGGGCTGGGGATGCTACTTTCTTTTTTCCTTACCGAGACGGTCGGGCTGGCAGCCGGTGGCATTGTTGTGCCCGGTTACATCGCATTGAGTTTAAATGAGCCGGTGCGACTTCTGTCAACCGTAGCGGTGGCGTTTGTTACCTACTTCCTGTTAAAGTTTTTAAGCCGGTTTATGTTGCTCTTTGGTCGGCGCACACTTCTGCTCGGGGTACTCATCGGCTATCTATTGGGTTATGCGACCAAGATTGCACCGCCGCTGAGCTTGAACACCGGCAGGGTGGATTTAAGTGTGATTGGTTATGTTATCCCGGGACTTATTGCCTACTGGATGAGTCGTCAGGGGATTGTGGAAACGATTTCCACGATGGTGATTGCTGCGGTACTCACCCGTTTTTTGATTACCGCAATATCGGGCGGGGTGTTCTGA
- the pgsW gene encoding poly-gamma-glutamate system protein translates to MRRRRGKINRWVIFVLALIALLFYFIETRTKRTVPSRWYETKIAAARLSAKAFEVVRNYRLNELHLPIDSVNDPNLTGLVGVQYSQITYGRTDLSDALTTTNPNFSAALIEMFYKAGAKAGDTVAINWDGTYPALNIQILAVAKTLGLIPVIVTDQSAGMWGANYPGWTWLEIEQVLRQAGLWDFSSVLATRGGETDDGRGFSPEGRMILDSVAKLTGVPLFVPESLSKAVTKRAAIFERCRLLVAVGQASSNSGDPLVRLPSRVITERIAKAGTGIVAEFLNRRLPVIHIGSPRRVASDYRLPIAPVPLGEIGKGRLFYEARYSVVGALLLAIVLFGLLFLIVRYEIEYYFGVRGEDDGEAV, encoded by the coding sequence ATGCGACGCCGGCGTGGTAAGATAAATCGCTGGGTGATTTTTGTTCTGGCGCTAATCGCCCTGTTATTTTATTTTATCGAGACACGAACAAAACGGACGGTGCCGAGCCGCTGGTACGAAACAAAAATTGCCGCTGCCCGGTTGTCAGCAAAGGCGTTTGAGGTGGTGCGGAACTACCGGTTGAATGAACTCCATCTACCGATTGACTCGGTTAATGACCCGAACTTAACCGGTCTGGTCGGGGTTCAATATTCCCAGATTACCTATGGGAGAACCGATTTGAGCGATGCTTTGACGACCACCAACCCGAACTTCAGTGCCGCCCTAATTGAGATGTTTTACAAAGCCGGTGCCAAAGCCGGTGATACCGTGGCGATAAACTGGGATGGAACATATCCAGCGTTAAATATCCAGATTCTGGCGGTGGCAAAGACCTTAGGTCTAATACCGGTGATTGTTACCGACCAGAGTGCCGGGATGTGGGGGGCAAACTATCCGGGCTGGACCTGGCTTGAGATTGAGCAAGTTCTGCGTCAAGCCGGACTATGGGATTTTTCAAGTGTCCTGGCAACCCGGGGTGGAGAGACCGATGATGGTCGGGGGTTTTCGCCCGAAGGCAGGATGATTCTTGACAGCGTGGCAAAGTTAACCGGTGTGCCGTTGTTTGTGCCAGAGTCGCTCTCCAAAGCGGTCACAAAACGGGCGGCGATTTTTGAACGGTGCCGGCTTCTGGTTGCAGTGGGTCAGGCAAGTTCCAATTCCGGTGACCCACTTGTGCGGTTGCCATCAAGAGTAATTACCGAACGCATCGCCAAAGCCGGAACCGGGATTGTTGCCGAATTTTTAAACCGGAGATTGCCGGTGATACACATTGGTAGCCCAAGGCGAGTTGCCAGTGATTACCGCTTGCCGATTGCACCGGTGCCGCTGGGCGAGATTGGCAAGGGCAGGTTGTTTTACGAAGCGCGTTACTCGGTTGTCGGTGCGCTCCTTCTGGCAATAGTTCTGTTCGGTCTATTATTTCTAATCGTCCGGTATGAGATTGAGTACTACTTTGGTGTTCGGGGTGAAGATGATGGGGAGGCGGTATGA
- a CDS encoding T9SS type A sorting domain-containing protein yields the protein MKKRLIGIFLLFALGFAEEGARYLIISHPAYVPIVQPLAEWKTKKGVKAKVVSVSEIGSTPSQIQAYIRDAYNNWPVKPEFVLLVGSPSQIPSYGGTTDCYYGDMSGDYKMEISVGRFFAMNARECSTMVAKVLAYEKPNLQTIDTLYYLKGTTVVREDNPPDVYYQADARLVRSYWQTAGYVLTESLLNNAGHNTSHVNAAGIDGRMFITYRGQGVYDWWSPFNGVDPSSWNNGSKLPIVVSGSCAMIDLSSQGGGMQGDRFVRAGTPSALGGVLAYFGTTNSGSHISDRRSACYRGFFTALFQEGEYRLGPATLRGRFWVDSLFHQQQYYQEWNLLGDPELNVWTGVPRQVTVLFDSVIEMAPQEMVITVLRNGVPIPGVLVCVSMDSTIYAVETTDVQGEAHILVNPTHIGMMELVVTGKNILPYEGRARVITSGTPFIIKVHSSIDDYLGNHDGLINPGEQFRLTVSLKNVGGVTATGVTGLLRVSSPALQVFDSVSNYGAIAPDSTQNGDPYELWVDSLVPDGFVIPATILVRDEAGDSWQYPLDLIVRAGLIRVNTAYFIDSAPGGNGNGRVGRLESGLVQLAVVNQGGGALERVQCIITCLDTNVVVVDSSGYYGRIDSGAINNGLLDQFAISAGPGLIRNQPVRFFVRVQGDGGTYRYSDTFSFELSGEEGVTSEPTGPDVYGYWCYDDTDTASGRAPVYQWLELAPPGPGTVISGVSDSDAVTITLPIPFTFQYYGTRDNFVSICSNGFLTLGYTTYRFGSNRQIPDTAGPPFMIAPFWDDLNPDETRNGYGTAYQYFDTVNHRWIVEFKDFAHYNQPNIRESFQIIFYDPAYYPTPTGDGEVVFQYQQVALGSSCTVGIEDGTETQGIQYLYNNSYASTAAYLQANRAIKFTTNPPRNIMSPWLVLSGVQVSDTLEGNGNGLWEAGERLEVAVFLQNRGSCDAVNSVIVLNSEDGDAVIFDSVSVLGLIPAGATVSNIANPFRLEIVPQPEDSILEFGLRVQAEGYITLNYFSLGISGLTGVEEKRSGLQVVGIEKIRPNPISRSTVLYYTLAQTGEVDLALFDALGRRVKTIERGVKSGGVHQARLSCDGLSNGVYFCRLLVKNGTEEKKFIQKVQIVR from the coding sequence ATGAAGAAGCGATTAATTGGCATCTTTTTACTTTTTGCGTTAGGATTTGCGGAAGAGGGGGCAAGGTATCTTATCATTTCTCATCCTGCATATGTTCCAATAGTTCAACCGCTTGCTGAGTGGAAGACGAAGAAAGGGGTGAAGGCGAAAGTTGTTTCTGTGTCGGAAATTGGCTCGACCCCTTCACAAATCCAGGCTTATATCCGGGACGCTTACAACAACTGGCCTGTAAAACCGGAGTTCGTGCTTTTGGTTGGTTCACCCAGTCAAATTCCAAGTTATGGCGGTACCACCGACTGTTACTATGGGGATATGTCTGGAGATTACAAGATGGAGATTTCGGTCGGCAGATTCTTTGCAATGAACGCCCGGGAGTGCAGTACAATGGTTGCCAAGGTCCTTGCCTATGAGAAACCGAACCTGCAGACAATTGACACCCTTTATTATCTGAAAGGGACTACGGTGGTACGTGAGGATAACCCTCCCGATGTTTATTATCAGGCAGATGCCAGACTGGTACGCAGTTACTGGCAGACTGCCGGCTATGTTTTAACCGAAAGTCTGTTGAACAACGCGGGTCACAACACCAGTCATGTAAATGCTGCCGGCATTGACGGCAGGATGTTTATCACTTACCGGGGACAGGGTGTTTATGACTGGTGGTCACCTTTTAACGGAGTTGACCCTTCAAGCTGGAATAATGGGTCAAAGTTACCGATTGTTGTTTCCGGTTCCTGTGCAATGATTGACCTTTCCTCCCAAGGGGGTGGTATGCAGGGTGACCGGTTTGTTCGGGCAGGAACACCTTCTGCGCTCGGCGGCGTACTTGCCTATTTTGGAACAACAAATAGTGGTTCACACATTTCCGACCGGCGCAGCGCCTGTTATCGTGGTTTCTTTACCGCCCTGTTTCAGGAGGGTGAATACCGTCTTGGTCCAGCAACACTGCGGGGCAGGTTCTGGGTTGATTCGCTTTTTCACCAGCAACAATATTACCAGGAGTGGAATCTTCTTGGCGACCCGGAGTTGAATGTCTGGACCGGTGTTCCACGACAGGTTACGGTTCTGTTCGACTCGGTGATTGAGATGGCGCCGCAGGAGATGGTCATTACAGTTTTACGAAATGGGGTTCCGATCCCTGGTGTTCTGGTGTGTGTGTCGATGGACAGCACGATTTATGCAGTGGAAACAACCGATGTGCAGGGCGAGGCTCATATCTTGGTGAACCCAACTCACATCGGGATGATGGAGCTGGTTGTCACCGGGAAAAATATCCTGCCTTATGAGGGAAGGGCACGGGTAATAACAAGTGGTACACCTTTTATTATTAAGGTTCACAGTTCTATTGACGACTACCTGGGAAATCACGACGGGTTGATAAATCCCGGGGAGCAGTTTCGTTTGACAGTCAGTTTGAAAAATGTGGGAGGTGTTACCGCGACCGGTGTTACCGGTCTGTTAAGGGTGTCATCACCGGCATTGCAGGTATTTGATAGTGTATCAAATTATGGTGCCATTGCACCAGACTCAACCCAGAATGGTGACCCGTATGAACTGTGGGTTGACAGTTTGGTGCCCGATGGGTTTGTTATCCCGGCGACGATTCTGGTCCGAGATGAGGCAGGGGATTCCTGGCAATATCCGCTTGATTTGATAGTACGGGCGGGTTTAATCAGGGTCAATACGGCATACTTTATTGATTCAGCACCCGGTGGAAATGGTAATGGCAGGGTAGGTAGACTGGAAAGCGGTTTGGTCCAGCTGGCAGTGGTAAATCAAGGCGGTGGTGCGCTGGAGAGGGTGCAGTGTATTATCACCTGTCTTGATACGAATGTGGTGGTAGTGGATTCTTCGGGTTATTATGGCAGGATTGACTCGGGTGCGATAAACAACGGTTTGCTGGACCAATTTGCGATTTCCGCTGGACCCGGGCTGATACGAAATCAACCGGTACGCTTTTTTGTGAGAGTTCAGGGCGATGGTGGTACATACCGTTATTCGGATACATTCAGTTTTGAACTTTCCGGTGAAGAAGGGGTAACAAGCGAACCGACTGGACCTGATGTATATGGTTACTGGTGTTATGATGATACCGATACAGCCTCGGGACGAGCACCGGTTTACCAGTGGCTGGAACTGGCGCCGCCCGGACCGGGTACGGTTATTTCCGGCGTTTCCGATTCGGATGCGGTGACAATAACATTGCCCATTCCGTTTACATTCCAGTATTATGGTACAAGAGACAATTTTGTCTCAATCTGTTCCAATGGATTTCTGACGCTGGGATATACCACTTATCGTTTTGGTTCCAACCGGCAGATTCCCGATACCGCCGGACCGCCTTTTATGATTGCTCCTTTCTGGGACGATTTGAATCCCGATGAAACCCGCAATGGGTACGGGACCGCATATCAGTATTTTGATACCGTAAATCACCGCTGGATTGTGGAGTTTAAGGATTTTGCGCATTACAATCAGCCTAACATCCGCGAGAGTTTTCAAATAATCTTCTATGACCCGGCTTACTATCCAACACCTACTGGCGATGGCGAAGTGGTCTTCCAGTATCAACAGGTTGCGCTGGGGTCAAGTTGTACTGTGGGCATTGAGGACGGGACAGAAACGCAAGGAATCCAGTATCTATATAACAACAGTTATGCGTCCACTGCTGCTTATCTTCAGGCGAACCGGGCAATAAAATTTACTACTAACCCGCCGAGAAACATTATGAGTCCCTGGCTGGTGCTTTCTGGTGTTCAGGTGAGCGATACTCTTGAGGGCAATGGTAATGGATTATGGGAAGCGGGCGAACGGTTGGAGGTCGCGGTTTTTCTGCAAAATCGGGGGAGTTGTGATGCGGTCAACAGTGTTATTGTCCTGAATTCAGAAGATGGTGATGCGGTTATTTTCGATTCAGTCTCGGTTTTAGGGTTAATTCCTGCCGGTGCGACAGTTAGCAACATTGCCAATCCGTTCCGGCTGGAGATTGTGCCTCAGCCGGAGGATTCAATTCTTGAATTCGGGCTGAGAGTTCAGGCAGAAGGATACATTACACTAAATTACTTTTCGCTCGGGATTTCTGGTTTAACCGGAGTAGAGGAAAAGCGGTCAGGGTTGCAGGTGGTTGGAATTGAGAAAATTAGACCCAATCCGATTAGCCGTTCTACAGTGCTTTACTATACTCTTGCTCAAACCGGTGAGGTTGACCTTGCTTTGTTTGATGCTTTGGGTCGCAGGGTCAAAACAATTGAACGCGGTGTTAAGTCCGGTGGTGTGCATCAGGCTCGTCTTTCTTGCGATGGGCTTTCAAACGGGGTATACTTCTGCCGGCTTTTGGTAAAAAACGGTACGGAAGAGAAGAAGTTTATTCAAAAGGTGCAGATTGTTCGGTGA
- the mazG gene encoding nucleoside triphosphate pyrophosphohydrolase — MFNELLKVIKTLRQKCPWDRKQNLNSTRPLLINEVFELDEALRRKDKAAIQEELGDYLFMGLFLAHLLEEKEGVKLNHILAGVVEKLKVRHPHIYGTVKVKGADEVLRNWEEIKARKGRRSILSGIPMGLPALQQAQLIQERCRRVGFDWENPREVLLKVEEEVGELKRELGRRRVYQKRVKEELGDLLFALVNLCRHLGVDAEGTLKDANRKFRERFEVVEQEFRRQKRDLNSVSLREMENVWQRAKKQNKRKAKGKNKN; from the coding sequence ATGTTTAATGAACTACTCAAGGTGATAAAGACTTTACGACAGAAGTGCCCGTGGGACAGAAAACAGAATTTAAATTCAACCCGTCCCCTTTTAATAAATGAAGTATTTGAGCTCGATGAAGCGCTGCGCCGCAAGGATAAAGCAGCGATTCAAGAGGAACTTGGAGACTATCTATTTATGGGTTTATTCTTGGCGCACCTTCTTGAAGAAAAAGAGGGTGTAAAACTCAATCACATTCTTGCCGGCGTGGTGGAAAAGTTAAAGGTCAGGCATCCGCACATTTATGGAACTGTTAAGGTAAAGGGTGCGGATGAGGTCCTTCGGAATTGGGAAGAAATCAAGGCAAGGAAAGGGCGACGTTCTATCCTCTCCGGGATTCCGATGGGTCTGCCGGCGTTACAGCAGGCGCAGTTGATTCAAGAGCGATGCCGCCGGGTTGGTTTTGACTGGGAGAATCCGAGGGAAGTTCTGTTAAAGGTGGAGGAAGAGGTCGGGGAATTGAAGAGGGAGTTGGGCCGGCGCAGAGTATACCAAAAGCGGGTTAAGGAGGAGTTAGGCGACCTGCTTTTTGCTCTGGTTAATCTTTGTCGTCACCTCGGGGTTGATGCCGAGGGTACTTTGAAGGACGCAAACCGAAAATTTCGCGAGCGTTTTGAGGTTGTGGAGCAGGAGTTCAGAAGACAGAAAAGAGATTTAAACTCAGTTTCGTTAAGGGAAATGGAAAACGTGTGGCAGCGGGCGAAGAAACAAAATAAAAGAAAAGCAAAGGGTAAAAATAAAAATTGA
- a CDS encoding GyrI-like domain-containing protein, with the protein MAQIETLDSMTVASLNRTAPYSDIGNAMNELSEWLEANKVTAAGAPFVFYYNSPQQVPAESCNWAVCIPVPAATTSGHKGEIVVNKLPAMDIAWTIHTGGYDNVQSTYDKLLEWIDEEGYEVVGPAVEFFLTNENVPVESMKTKIGFVVQPQPDNEMEEESEPAGDGG; encoded by the coding sequence GTGGCACAGATAGAAACGCTGGATTCAATGACAGTGGCGAGTCTGAATCGAACTGCGCCTTACTCGGACATCGGAAATGCGATGAATGAATTGAGTGAATGGTTAGAAGCAAACAAGGTTACGGCCGCGGGTGCCCCTTTTGTTTTTTACTATAACAGCCCGCAGCAGGTACCTGCAGAAAGTTGCAATTGGGCGGTTTGTATTCCGGTACCGGCAGCAACGACGTCCGGTCATAAGGGTGAAATCGTTGTAAATAAATTGCCCGCGATGGATATCGCCTGGACGATACATACCGGTGGTTATGACAATGTTCAGTCAACCTATGATAAGTTGCTTGAGTGGATTGACGAAGAGGGGTACGAAGTTGTCGGACCAGCAGTTGAGTTTTTCCTTACCAACGAGAATGTACCGGTTGAGTCGATGAAGACCAAAATCGGGTTTGTGGTCCAGCCTCAACCCGATAACGAGATGGAAGAGGAGAGCGAACCGGCAGGAGACGGAGGTTGA
- a CDS encoding V-type ATP synthase subunit I, which translates to MAIERVSKVAIVIHQSKKAEFLTKLQQLGILHIVRIAESDGEKRFADEEGNLNQILGTIELLDSLQDKKKAKGKVLLDRMEYERIATEFDIEKRIKEIQRLTTKRQELESRLKFLEEEINRLKPWENLKHSVAEFGSFTSVKVLLGKFPTRQEYLDARSALGEKLAVMEEVGETRGTVFAVVLVYREALEDVTAILNNRHWENVEMKDESRLPADVIRDRQREQEQIKSAYEEVEKEIARYAAELPQLKARADAIINQIKRLEAESRALWTDSALIIYGWIRERDYKKLVRLVEEMKTAVVTRVQPEPGEEPPVALVNRRLWKPFELVLELYQLPLPNELDPTWLIAPFFGVFFALCLTDAGYGIIVALAALLLMRKMGMDNKLLGIILIGGLLTIPAGALVGGWFGDLPDRLGISWLVDLKNKFLWFDPMKEPMKFFVLSLALGYLQLIAGIAFEIADCIRVKNYGEAFLGQLPWFLFINSLVSRLILMRSLPVWVSSLLLIVTLLSVAGIVVWTRREKETMVSQTLWFFLIAGLLVSIAARLGWLPEELLLVRWVVLGLFFIMSGYAIYSILHQILIKQGGQRGRLQWLPLLLGIGTIVTIVLYFLKTLPAIVPGLFGTAFYFFAPVGKRLLKKFVWGSYALYGATSYIGVLLSYIRLMALGMCTGGVAMAINVIAWMVVRVPVVGVLMALIVLVIGHTYNIAVNVLGAFVHSLRLQYVEFFPRFYTGGGEPFVPFKEVHQFVTWKS; encoded by the coding sequence ATGGCAATAGAACGGGTCTCCAAGGTTGCGATTGTCATTCACCAATCTAAAAAAGCTGAATTCCTAACCAAACTCCAACAGTTAGGGATTTTGCATATTGTACGGATTGCTGAGTCTGACGGCGAAAAACGTTTTGCTGATGAAGAGGGTAATCTCAATCAAATCCTGGGAACGATTGAATTACTGGATAGTTTACAGGATAAAAAGAAAGCAAAGGGAAAAGTACTTCTTGACCGAATGGAGTACGAGCGAATCGCGACGGAATTTGATATTGAGAAGAGGATAAAAGAAATTCAGCGGTTGACGACGAAACGACAGGAACTCGAGTCAAGGCTGAAGTTTCTGGAAGAGGAGATAAACCGTTTAAAACCCTGGGAAAATTTGAAGCACTCGGTTGCCGAGTTTGGTAGTTTTACCAGCGTCAAGGTTTTGTTGGGCAAGTTTCCTACCCGGCAGGAGTATCTTGATGCCCGGTCCGCGCTGGGCGAGAAGTTGGCGGTAATGGAAGAGGTCGGCGAAACGCGAGGTACGGTGTTTGCAGTGGTTTTAGTTTATCGGGAGGCGTTAGAAGATGTTACGGCGATTCTTAACAACCGACATTGGGAAAATGTCGAAATGAAAGATGAAAGCCGCTTGCCAGCGGATGTTATTAGAGACCGGCAACGGGAACAGGAACAAATTAAATCGGCATACGAAGAGGTGGAAAAGGAAATTGCCCGATATGCTGCGGAATTACCACAACTGAAAGCACGTGCTGATGCTATTATCAATCAAATCAAACGTCTGGAGGCAGAGTCTCGTGCGCTCTGGACCGATTCTGCTTTAATAATTTATGGCTGGATTAGAGAACGGGATTACAAAAAGCTGGTGCGTTTGGTTGAAGAGATGAAAACTGCGGTTGTGACTCGGGTACAACCAGAACCGGGCGAGGAACCACCGGTTGCTTTGGTTAATCGCCGTCTCTGGAAGCCGTTTGAGCTTGTTTTAGAGTTGTACCAGTTACCTTTACCAAATGAACTTGACCCAACCTGGTTGATTGCTCCGTTTTTTGGGGTATTTTTTGCCCTGTGTCTTACCGATGCGGGATATGGTATAATTGTAGCGCTGGCGGCTTTACTCTTGATGCGAAAAATGGGTATGGACAACAAGCTATTAGGAATAATCCTTATCGGTGGACTACTGACAATTCCAGCTGGAGCATTGGTGGGAGGCTGGTTTGGCGATTTGCCTGACCGACTTGGGATTTCGTGGCTTGTTGATTTGAAAAATAAGTTTTTATGGTTTGACCCGATGAAAGAGCCGATGAAGTTTTTTGTGCTGTCCCTTGCACTGGGGTATCTCCAGTTGATTGCTGGTATCGCTTTTGAGATAGCAGATTGTATTCGGGTGAAAAATTATGGTGAGGCGTTCCTTGGTCAACTTCCCTGGTTTTTGTTTATCAATAGCCTTGTCTCGCGACTTATTCTAATGCGTTCTTTACCCGTTTGGGTTAGTTCTCTTCTTCTAATCGTTACTCTTCTTTCTGTTGCCGGGATTGTGGTTTGGACCCGACGGGAAAAAGAGACGATGGTTTCTCAGACACTGTGGTTTTTCTTAATTGCCGGGCTTTTAGTTTCCATCGCCGCTCGACTGGGCTGGTTGCCCGAGGAGCTCCTTTTGGTTCGATGGGTGGTTTTGGGTTTGTTTTTTATTATGTCCGGATATGCAATTTATTCCATTTTACATCAAATTTTAATAAAACAGGGTGGGCAAAGAGGTCGGTTACAGTGGTTGCCTTTACTGTTAGGTATCGGAACAATAGTGACTATTGTACTTTATTTCCTTAAAACCCTGCCGGCGATAGTTCCGGGTTTGTTCGGTACCGCATTCTACTTTTTTGCGCCCGTCGGTAAAAGATTACTCAAGAAATTTGTCTGGGGTAGCTATGCTCTTTATGGGGCGACGAGTTATATCGGTGTATTACTTTCTTACATCCGATTAATGGCTCTGGGGATGTGTACTGGCGGGGTGGCAATGGCGATAAATGTGATTGCCTGGATGGTCGTGCGGGTACCGGTTGTCGGAGTTTTGATGGCGTTGATTGTGCTGGTAATTGGTCATACTTACAACATCGCGGTCAATGTTTTAGGGGCGTTTGTTCATTCGCTCCGCCTGCAATATGTTGAGTTCTTCCCTCGCTTTTATACTGGTGGGGGAGAACCTTTTGTGCCTTTCAAAGAAGTTCATCAATTTGTAACATGGAAATCATAA